A window of Microcystis aeruginosa FD4 contains these coding sequences:
- a CDS encoding HAD family hydrolase, which translates to MAKSGLIVFDLDDTLLNTSNVYWLARKLFVEKLSEELQINEDKLIEEFEKIDYLQMQKLKHSPYRYTRSMIETYKSVSHKINHQISQETLKAIKDFGRLILKNTPNTIKGAKEILDWSSQNYSLALLTRGENSFQKKKLHKNELYKYFDFIRVVPHKNAEILKKFIQDIGFDCQDVWVIGDSLKSDINPGIEIGAKCILYGYHHPHYHWIQDHESVALGSFYKVDNLSDIRQILESDSNSNSESRSMT; encoded by the coding sequence ATTGTATTTGATTTAGATGATACTTTGCTAAATACCAGCAATGTTTATTGGCTTGCAAGAAAGCTTTTTGTGGAAAAATTATCTGAAGAATTACAAATTAATGAAGATAAATTAATTGAAGAATTTGAAAAAATTGATTATCTTCAAATGCAAAAACTAAAGCATTCTCCTTATCGTTATACTCGGAGTATGATAGAAACTTATAAATCTGTTTCTCATAAGATAAATCATCAAATATCCCAGGAAACTTTAAAAGCTATTAAAGATTTTGGCCGTTTAATTTTAAAAAATACACCAAATACTATTAAGGGGGCTAAAGAAATTCTTGATTGGTCATCTCAAAACTATTCTCTTGCATTATTGACAAGAGGTGAAAATTCATTTCAAAAAAAGAAGTTACACAAAAATGAACTGTATAAATACTTTGATTTTATAAGAGTTGTGCCTCACAAAAATGCTGAAATTTTAAAAAAATTTATCCAAGATATAGGCTTTGATTGTCAAGATGTTTGGGTTATTGGTGATTCACTAAAATCAGATATTAATCCAGGCATTGAAATTGGAGCAAAGTGTATCTTGTACGGCTATCATCATCCACATTATCATTGGATACAAGATCATGAAAGTGTTGCATTAGGCTCTTTTTACAAAGTTGATAATTTATCAGATATTAGACAAATTCTTGAGTCAGATTCTAATTCTAATTCCGAATCGAGGTCGATGACCTGA
- a CDS encoding TIGR04282 family arsenosugar biosynthesis glycosyltransferase: MDWRQQLIIFTRYPELGKVKTRMIPALAAEGAEELHRKLAEYTLGKLAGLRNYLSLIIYYHGGSEEKMRTWLGEHYSYHSQRGKDLGEKMQNAFADGFAQGMTAIAIIGTDCPEIGEKEILAAFEALKTHDMVLGPALDGGYYLIALKQVFPELFDDVPWGTGEVLAKTQTIAAKLALKTAYLPKLADIDRPKDLPILKKYLPELRLNDDGGSHAD; the protein is encoded by the coding sequence GTGGACTGGAGACAACAACTAATTATTTTTACCCGTTATCCGGAATTGGGGAAAGTAAAAACCCGGATGATTCCAGCTTTGGCAGCCGAGGGAGCCGAAGAATTGCACCGCAAACTGGCTGAATATACTCTCGGTAAATTAGCGGGTTTAAGGAATTATCTCTCCCTAATCATTTACTACCATGGCGGCAGCGAGGAGAAAATGCGTACTTGGTTAGGTGAGCATTATTCCTATCATTCTCAACGGGGAAAAGACTTAGGAGAAAAGATGCAAAATGCTTTTGCTGATGGTTTTGCTCAAGGGATGACAGCGATCGCTATTATTGGCACAGATTGCCCAGAAATCGGGGAAAAAGAGATTTTAGCAGCCTTTGAGGCCCTAAAAACCCACGATATGGTTTTAGGGCCAGCGTTAGATGGAGGATACTACCTAATTGCTTTAAAACAGGTCTTTCCAGAGCTTTTTGATGATGTTCCCTGGGGAACGGGGGAAGTCTTGGCAAAAACCCAGACAATCGCCGCTAAACTGGCTTTAAAAACCGCTTATCTGCCTAAATTAGCCGATATTGATCGCCCGAAAGACCTGCCTATCTTAAAAAAATACCTGCCGGAATTAAGGTTGAACGATGACGGGGGTTCCCATGCGGACTAA
- a CDS encoding L,D-transpeptidase — protein MAFKRNLTLLIIGLGLTCLPLYPAQANQISTVTPNTAANQTLATHLVLKLKERKVYVYQDKQVLAQFTVAVGKKGWETPTGKFEVRELVRNPVWKSPWTGKVSTPGPNSPLGERWIGFWSDGKNSIGFHGTPAENSLGSAASHGCVRMRNRDVKVLFDLVRMGTPVIVQP, from the coding sequence ATGGCGTTCAAACGAAATTTGACCCTCTTAATCATCGGATTAGGATTAACTTGTTTACCCCTATATCCGGCCCAAGCTAACCAAATCAGCACCGTCACCCCGAATACGGCAGCCAATCAAACTCTCGCTACCCATCTGGTTCTAAAACTGAAAGAGAGAAAAGTTTACGTTTATCAAGATAAGCAAGTTTTAGCGCAATTTACCGTCGCCGTCGGCAAAAAAGGCTGGGAAACCCCCACCGGTAAATTTGAGGTGCGAGAATTAGTTCGCAATCCCGTCTGGAAAAGTCCCTGGACAGGCAAAGTCAGCACCCCCGGTCCCAATAGTCCCCTAGGGGAAAGATGGATCGGTTTTTGGAGTGACGGCAAAAATTCCATCGGTTTTCACGGAACCCCCGCCGAAAATTCCCTCGGTAGCGCCGCTTCCCATGGTTGTGTGCGGATGCGGAATCGGGATGTGAAAGTGTTGTTTGATTTAGTCCGCATGGGAACCCCCGTCATCGTTCAACCTTAA
- a CDS encoding DUF6464 family protein has translation MIRITFVFILAVFSSLVSLWLINRSQQRLSNRLRRIRYRHEYSAVMASDFLSIPLGTENKLSFIGDLSCRFNAYSPHLRCAVNPPGPCEGCRQYEARTGTV, from the coding sequence GTGATCAGGATAACCTTTGTTTTTATCCTCGCTGTCTTTTCCTCTCTCGTTAGTCTCTGGTTAATTAACCGATCCCAACAGAGATTAAGCAACCGTTTGAGAAGGATTCGCTATCGTCACGAATACAGTGCGGTGATGGCCAGTGATTTTTTGTCAATCCCTCTAGGGACAGAAAATAAACTGTCCTTTATCGGTGATCTTAGTTGTCGTTTTAATGCGTATTCCCCCCATTTGCGTTGTGCGGTTAATCCCCCGGGTCCTTGTGAAGGTTGTCGGCAGTACGAAGCTAGAACTGGCACAGTGTAA
- the speD gene encoding adenosylmethionine decarboxylase, with the protein MTKLGTHLIVDAWQVPADLLNDPERIRRAILDGITAGEATLIDLCVHQFSPHGVTATATLAESHIAIHTWPEHGYFAADLFFCGAGKPVVAMEILTKSLQAGEIKVRELTRGFPGPAAVYESKKEEPLKSSLVMA; encoded by the coding sequence ATGACCAAACTGGGAACCCATTTGATTGTCGATGCTTGGCAAGTACCTGCTGACCTCCTCAACGATCCCGAGCGCATTCGTCGCGCTATCCTCGATGGAATTACGGCAGGAGAAGCAACGCTGATCGATTTGTGTGTCCACCAGTTCAGTCCCCACGGAGTTACCGCGACGGCGACTTTAGCTGAATCTCATATCGCGATCCACACCTGGCCTGAACACGGCTATTTCGCCGCTGATTTATTCTTCTGTGGTGCGGGTAAACCCGTGGTTGCCATGGAAATTTTGACCAAATCCCTGCAAGCAGGTGAGATTAAAGTGCGGGAACTAACCAGAGGATTCCCCGGTCCTGCGGCAGTTTATGAAAGCAAAAAGGAAGAACCCCTTAAATCTTCCCTGGTTATGGCCTAA
- a CDS encoding type II toxin-antitoxin system RelE/ParE family toxin: MIVNFKSEETKLIFEGFQSRHYPPDIQSVALRKLLILAAAVSINDLRVPPGNRLEKLQGDRQGQYSIRINDQWRICFIWTDEGNADQVEIVDYH; encoded by the coding sequence ATGATCGTCAATTTCAAGTCCGAAGAGACTAAGCTCATTTTCGAGGGGTTTCAGTCTCGTCACTATCCCCCTGATATTCAATCGGTCGCTCTACGAAAACTGCTAATCCTTGCAGCGGCGGTATCGATTAATGATCTGCGTGTCCCACCGGGTAATCGGTTGGAGAAGTTGCAGGGCGATCGTCAGGGCCAGTACAGCATCCGTATTAATGACCAATGGAGAATTTGCTTCATTTGGACTGATGAAGGCAATGCTGATCAGGTAGAGATAGTGGACTACCACTAA
- a CDS encoding HigA family addiction module antitoxin has protein sequence MNNNTSTHFDKLNVKAQLHRLPNIHPGEILKLDFLEPLNITPYRLSKDLSVAQTRIGEILAGKRSITADTALRLSRYFGNSPQFWLNLQTDYDLRQAQAKNAEVYNHIPITPFTDVA, from the coding sequence ATGAATAACAACACTTCGACACATTTCGACAAGCTCAATGTAAAAGCTCAGTTGCACCGGTTGCCCAATATCCATCCCGGTGAAATCCTCAAGTTAGATTTTCTGGAACCGCTCAATATTACCCCCTACAGACTGAGTAAAGATTTAAGCGTAGCTCAAACTCGTATCGGTGAGATTTTAGCCGGTAAGCGTAGTATCACTGCGGATACAGCTTTGCGTCTGTCACGATATTTTGGTAACAGTCCTCAGTTTTGGCTGAATCTTCAAACAGACTACGATCTCCGTCAAGCTCAGGCAAAGAATGCCGAAGTTTATAACCACATTCCCATCACTCCATTTACAGATGTAGCTTAG
- a CDS encoding DUF4335 domain-containing protein, translated as MRRQYSLPNCTLILDGFGDNFAPANPGDSRPLLSILTNVECRLIGANKVLQGGRVFLENLVQAVSQYAQEFLSGVRHPQDPVHEPDHVYLEKIDHNLHRLVWYPSTDLNIPESPVKIEISTVQLFDLIEAIDQFFADTRTLPDLTLKLQPVSRRYHKVNESVASRTVPFLAGLGSLVACALLFYLLPVPQVRKPENPPIPAASPSPTVPTNPVPPPR; from the coding sequence ATGAGAAGACAGTATAGCTTGCCCAATTGTACCCTGATTCTCGATGGTTTCGGCGATAATTTCGCCCCGGCTAACCCCGGTGATAGCCGACCTTTACTCTCAATTTTGACTAACGTAGAATGTCGGTTAATCGGGGCCAATAAAGTCCTGCAAGGTGGTCGGGTTTTCTTGGAAAATTTAGTACAAGCGGTCAGTCAGTATGCCCAAGAATTTTTGAGTGGTGTTCGTCATCCCCAAGATCCCGTCCATGAACCAGATCATGTGTACCTAGAAAAGATTGACCATAATCTCCATCGTCTGGTTTGGTATCCATCAACGGACTTGAATATCCCAGAAAGTCCGGTCAAGATAGAAATCAGTACCGTGCAGTTATTCGATTTAATAGAAGCGATTGACCAATTTTTTGCCGATACTCGCACTTTACCCGACCTAACCCTGAAATTACAGCCAGTTTCCCGTCGCTACCATAAGGTTAATGAATCGGTGGCCAGTCGAACAGTGCCTTTTTTGGCGGGATTAGGCAGTCTTGTCGCTTGCGCCCTACTTTTCTATCTGTTACCCGTCCCCCAAGTCCGTAAACCCGAAAATCCCCCCATTCCTGCCGCTTCTCCCAGTCCCACCGTCCCCACTAATCCCGTCCCCCCTCCCAGATAA
- a CDS encoding DUF3038 domain-containing protein, with protein MTSTSLTPESTTSAPEKPVILSVLPDFPIASQQCALHLQQHIDLMLLALESLEVGAGEALLALSKELGLDKIVRNRIIFWRLRCTNPWRISYTLDRLTLDQAKALVIIASYRAKPLAISIRQLLLARQQMESKGLPVDNNFLLSEYLERFRSNFRSRMNPRRAKVSVYLADENALNELALSLLDRLLFCTGTTGMQRFWISLFDGEIV; from the coding sequence ATGACCTCTACTAGCCTAACGCCCGAATCTACAACATCAGCCCCAGAAAAACCAGTTATTTTAAGCGTTTTACCCGATTTTCCGATTGCCAGTCAGCAATGCGCCCTACATCTCCAACAGCATATCGATTTAATGCTATTAGCGTTGGAATCCTTAGAAGTCGGTGCCGGGGAGGCCCTGTTAGCCCTCTCTAAAGAACTAGGACTTGATAAAATTGTCAGAAACCGGATTATTTTCTGGCGCTTACGCTGTACTAATCCCTGGCGAATTTCCTACACCCTCGACCGTCTCACCCTTGACCAAGCAAAAGCTTTAGTTATCATTGCCAGTTATCGGGCCAAACCCCTAGCTATATCCATCCGACAATTACTGTTAGCGCGGCAACAGATGGAATCAAAAGGTTTACCCGTGGATAATAATTTTCTTTTATCAGAATACCTAGAAAGATTTCGCTCCAATTTTCGCAGTCGCATGAACCCCCGTCGGGCCAAAGTATCGGTTTATCTAGCTGATGAAAATGCCCTAAATGAACTAGCTTTATCCCTCCTCGATCGGTTATTATTTTGTACTGGTACGACGGGAATGCAGCGGTTTTGGATTAGTTTATTTGATGGGGAGATCGTGTAG
- a CDS encoding adenine phosphoribosyltransferase, which produces MDLKSLIRDIPDFPKPGIVFRDITTLLNHPQGLRYTIDTLTAKCRDYGLSPDYIVGMESRGFLFGVPLAYQLEAGFIPVRKPGKLPAAVHSIEYDLEYGSDSLEIHQDAVASHHKVLIVDDLIATGGTAKATADLLEKIGCEVLGFAFIIELLDLGGREKLPDLPIITIIDY; this is translated from the coding sequence ATGGATCTGAAATCACTGATTCGCGATATTCCTGACTTTCCCAAACCGGGTATTGTCTTCCGCGATATTACTACCCTACTCAATCATCCCCAAGGATTACGTTACACGATCGATACCCTAACGGCAAAGTGTCGCGATTACGGTTTATCCCCCGATTACATTGTCGGTATGGAATCGCGGGGTTTTCTCTTTGGGGTTCCCTTAGCATACCAGTTAGAAGCGGGATTTATTCCTGTCCGGAAACCGGGCAAATTACCCGCCGCCGTTCACAGTATCGAGTATGATTTGGAATACGGAAGCGATAGCCTCGAAATTCACCAAGACGCGGTGGCATCCCATCATAAAGTCTTAATTGTCGATGATTTGATTGCGACGGGAGGAACGGCGAAAGCGACGGCCGATTTATTAGAAAAAATTGGTTGCGAGGTGTTAGGATTTGCCTTTATCATCGAGTTACTCGACCTCGGGGGTCGGGAAAAGTTACCAGATTTACCGATTATTACCATCATCGATTATTAG
- a CDS encoding ABC transporter permease, whose translation MTATDDNYKAKTARSSANGLESLLTSETFLYIVKRVLQGLLTLLLASALSFAIIQLTPGGFLALLDLNPKISQETKEQYIALFGLKDPPIVQYFKWLWQVVTQFNFGLSFTYFRPVSSLLLERIPATLLMSLTSIILTWAIAIPLGILSAVKQNQFIDKFFRVISYLGQGFPSFITALLLLILAQNVSPLLPVGDMTSINYSEYSPIGKVLDIAWHMILPTIALTVTSFAGLQRLMRGQLLDVLRQDYIQTARAKGLPENKVIYVHALRNAINPLITLLGFEFSSLLSGAFIAEFFFNWPGLGRLILQAVTAKDLYLVMGSLMMGATMLIIGNLLADLLLKAVDPRIKLEDLK comes from the coding sequence ATGACGGCGACTGATGATAATTATAAGGCTAAAACCGCTCGATCGAGTGCTAATGGGTTAGAATCTCTCCTAACTAGCGAAACTTTTTTATATATTGTCAAGCGTGTTCTCCAGGGTTTATTAACTCTGTTGTTGGCCTCGGCTTTGAGTTTCGCTATTATCCAATTAACCCCCGGCGGTTTTCTAGCTTTGCTTGACCTTAATCCCAAGATTAGTCAGGAAACTAAAGAACAATATATTGCTCTTTTTGGTTTAAAAGACCCGCCGATTGTCCAGTATTTTAAATGGTTGTGGCAGGTGGTAACTCAGTTTAATTTTGGTCTGAGTTTTACCTATTTTCGTCCCGTGTCTTCCCTATTATTAGAGAGAATTCCGGCGACGTTATTAATGTCTTTGACTTCCATCATTTTAACCTGGGCGATTGCGATTCCTTTGGGCATTCTCAGCGCCGTCAAACAAAACCAATTTATCGATAAATTTTTCCGAGTTATCAGTTATCTTGGTCAAGGTTTCCCCAGTTTTATCACTGCCCTTTTACTGCTAATTCTCGCCCAAAATGTCTCGCCGCTTTTACCGGTGGGTGATATGACCAGTATTAACTATTCGGAATATTCCCCTATCGGTAAAGTTTTAGATATCGCTTGGCACATGATTTTACCAACTATTGCCCTGACAGTTACCAGTTTTGCCGGATTACAAAGATTGATGCGAGGACAATTATTAGATGTTCTGCGACAGGATTATATTCAAACCGCCAGGGCGAAAGGTTTACCAGAAAATAAAGTTATCTATGTCCACGCTTTACGCAATGCTATTAATCCGCTGATAACTCTTTTGGGCTTTGAATTTTCTAGTTTGTTAAGTGGGGCATTTATCGCCGAATTTTTCTTTAACTGGCCCGGATTAGGTCGTTTAATTCTGCAAGCTGTGACGGCTAAAGATTTATATTTAGTTATGGGCAGTTTAATGATGGGTGCTACTATGTTGATTATCGGTAATCTTCTGGCTGATTTACTTCTCAAAGCTGTAGATCCTAGAATTAAATTGGAGGATTTAAAGTAG
- a CDS encoding SDR family oxidoreductase has translation MKKLLITGVSGFLGWHIYQKTRSSWASFGTYFKHNVNSNDPNLIKINLTDLAAVKELFQQIKPDAVIHGAAQSKPNLCQEFPQASEAINLTASLEIARLCSQYQIPLVFTSTDLVFDGKNAPYSENDTVSPVSVYGEQKVAAEKGILAVYPRAAICRMPLMFGSPSPNANSFLQPFLKTLQEGKELSLFTDEYRTAVGVNSAVNGLLLALEKVQGIIHLGGKERVSRYQFGLLMAAVFNLPREQIKPCLQCDVPMIAPRPQDVSLDSSLAFSLGYQPLSNKTELEAIRDEIT, from the coding sequence ATGAAAAAGCTGTTAATCACTGGAGTTAGTGGGTTTTTAGGTTGGCATATTTACCAAAAAACTCGCTCATCTTGGGCCAGTTTCGGTACATACTTTAAGCACAATGTCAATAGTAATGACCCGAATTTAATTAAAATTAATTTAACAGACTTGGCCGCAGTTAAAGAACTTTTTCAACAGATTAAACCCGATGCGGTAATTCATGGGGCTGCCCAATCAAAACCGAATCTCTGTCAAGAATTTCCCCAAGCATCCGAGGCAATTAATCTGACAGCCTCTCTAGAAATTGCTCGTTTGTGTAGTCAATATCAAATACCCCTAGTTTTTACCTCTACCGATTTAGTTTTTGATGGTAAAAATGCCCCCTATTCCGAAAATGATACCGTTTCTCCAGTCAGTGTCTATGGTGAGCAAAAAGTAGCGGCAGAAAAGGGCATTTTAGCAGTATATCCTCGGGCAGCTATTTGTCGAATGCCTTTGATGTTTGGTTCCCCTTCTCCCAACGCTAATAGTTTTCTGCAACCCTTTTTAAAAACCCTCCAAGAGGGAAAAGAATTATCTCTATTTACTGATGAATATCGGACTGCTGTTGGGGTTAATAGTGCGGTGAATGGTTTACTTTTGGCATTAGAAAAAGTGCAAGGGATTATTCATCTGGGGGGGAAAGAAAGAGTTTCTCGTTATCAATTTGGGTTACTAATGGCGGCAGTTTTTAACCTTCCTAGGGAACAAATAAAACCCTGTTTACAGTGCGATGTTCCCATGATTGCGCCGCGTCCGCAGGATGTTTCTCTTGATAGTTCTCTCGCTTTTTCTTTGGGTTATCAACCATTAAGTAATAAAACCGAATTAGAGGCAATTAGAGATGAAATTACCTGA
- a CDS encoding ureidoglycolate lyase: protein MSNSITVLPLLAQLITAESFRPYGQLITPSHDGKIFDESDAQLHLKNGVPRFYIMRLQTRGRKFKRITRHSQCTQCLGSLGGQEWFLGVAPPSPQTQPDLEKLRVFRIPGDCFIKLEVGTWHAGPLFDQPVIDFYNLELSDTNIIDHFTYNFAQEQSIEFEIVDGKN, encoded by the coding sequence ATGAGTAATTCGATTACCGTTCTTCCCCTGTTAGCGCAACTAATTACCGCCGAAAGTTTCCGTCCCTACGGTCAATTAATAACCCCTAGCCATGATGGGAAAATATTTGATGAAAGCGATGCACAACTGCATTTAAAAAACGGTGTGCCACGCTTTTATATTATGCGTTTACAGACTCGCGGACGTAAATTTAAGCGAATTACTCGTCATAGTCAATGTACCCAATGTCTCGGTTCTTTGGGGGGACAAGAGTGGTTTTTAGGAGTGGCCCCCCCTAGTCCTCAGACTCAACCGGATTTAGAAAAATTAAGGGTTTTTCGCATCCCCGGCGACTGTTTTATTAAATTAGAGGTGGGAACTTGGCACGCTGGCCCACTTTTTGATCAACCGGTGATCGATTTTTATAATCTCGAATTGAGCGATACTAATATTATCGATCATTTTACCTATAATTTTGCCCAAGAGCAGTCAATAGAATTCGAGATTGTTGATGGAAAAAATTAA
- a CDS encoding efflux RND transporter periplasmic adaptor subunit — MIKRSVNVSRAIGSSIAVSLIVAGCAPQGPQATGPAAVPVKLQTLGTDKLVQSSEFVGTLLAQERVSVSPQITGRIRSIFVKSGDQVTQGQKIAELDPEQQQQQVNAGIGQVNSSKANLNASEADLRQRQAQASANKAQIAQNRANVANAEANVKSQIATLSAAEADLQRARANLDLAEKNLQRAEFLVRQGAQPQQDLDNRRRDIQATRAEVEARSKNRDAARQQVTAARATLQANKEALNIAIQNELASQQQVAAAAATVNSRQAAVASAEGQLGATRQNLVFNTITAPIAGFVGDFNQRKVGDIISLGEELTSLTNNKILELNVQIPVELQPRLRVGLPVEIINPDGSAGVRGQVTFISPTVSQATQSVLVKFSFTNDGSLRNNQYVRARVIWDQKPGVLIPTTAVTSIGAQNFVFVAEKEKAKEGQENAEERLVVRQKPIQVGTIQGQAYQVISGVNAGERIAINNILSLRDGTAITVSQQ; from the coding sequence ATGATTAAACGATCCGTTAACGTATCGAGAGCGATCGGTTCGTCGATCGCCGTTTCCCTAATTGTCGCCGGTTGCGCCCCCCAGGGACCCCAGGCCACCGGACCGGCGGCTGTTCCCGTCAAACTGCAAACCCTCGGCACCGACAAATTAGTGCAAAGTAGCGAATTTGTGGGTACTTTGCTCGCCCAAGAGCGTGTTAGCGTCTCCCCTCAGATTACCGGTCGGATTCGCTCTATTTTCGTTAAATCTGGCGATCAGGTAACTCAGGGACAAAAAATCGCCGAATTGGATCCCGAACAACAACAGCAACAGGTCAACGCTGGCATCGGCCAAGTAAATTCGTCCAAAGCGAACCTCAATGCGTCTGAGGCGGATTTACGGCAAAGACAAGCTCAAGCATCCGCTAATAAAGCCCAAATTGCCCAGAATCGGGCAAATGTGGCCAATGCCGAAGCTAATGTTAAAAGTCAGATCGCCACGTTGAGCGCCGCCGAAGCCGATTTACAGAGAGCGAGAGCTAATTTAGATTTAGCGGAAAAAAACCTACAAAGAGCCGAATTTCTGGTCAGACAAGGCGCACAGCCCCAACAGGATTTAGATAATCGCCGCCGCGACATTCAGGCCACCAGGGCGGAAGTAGAGGCCCGATCTAAAAATCGTGATGCGGCCCGTCAACAGGTGACGGCGGCTAGAGCTACCTTACAGGCAAACAAAGAAGCATTAAATATCGCCATTCAAAACGAATTAGCGTCACAGCAACAGGTGGCGGCGGCAGCGGCAACAGTGAACAGTCGTCAAGCGGCAGTGGCCAGCGCCGAGGGGCAATTAGGGGCGACGCGTCAGAATTTAGTTTTTAACACCATTACCGCCCCGATTGCTGGTTTTGTCGGCGATTTTAATCAAAGAAAGGTCGGCGATATTATCTCCCTAGGTGAAGAATTAACCTCGTTGACTAACAATAAAATTTTGGAACTAAATGTGCAGATTCCCGTGGAATTACAACCGCGTCTGCGTGTCGGGTTGCCCGTGGAAATTATTAATCCTGATGGCAGTGCGGGGGTTCGCGGTCAAGTAACTTTTATTTCCCCCACTGTTTCCCAAGCTACCCAATCGGTTTTAGTGAAGTTTTCTTTTACTAATGATGGCAGTCTTCGCAATAACCAATATGTGCGGGCGCGGGTAATTTGGGATCAAAAACCGGGGGTATTAATTCCCACCACGGCAGTGACTAGCATCGGGGCGCAAAATTTTGTTTTTGTGGCCGAAAAAGAAAAGGCTAAAGAAGGTCAAGAAAATGCCGAGGAGCGTTTAGTGGTAAGACAAAAACCAATTCAAGTTGGCACAATTCAAGGGCAAGCTTATCAGGTTATTTCTGGAGTAAATGCCGGGGAAAGAATTGCTATTAATAATATTCTTTCTCTCCGAGATGGTACAGCTATAACTGTTAGTCAGCAGTAA
- a CDS encoding GUN4 domain-containing protein, translating to MRINFSLCQITLAIALFLNPLPAIVAQTAASGEMVSPTTGINYTRLKNLLAQQNWRQANDETRNLMLKATGRELQGWFTMEDLQKLACWDLQKMDQLWQEASGGRFSFSTQFRIFIETGNRPGRLVAIENFQTFGDRIGWRKNGDWIIFKENLNYTLNAPVGHLPAPRDEYQIAGGRLEYTTLAQRLVTCNIVSLGQSK from the coding sequence ATGAGAATTAATTTTTCCTTGTGTCAGATCACTCTTGCGATCGCTTTATTTCTCAATCCCTTACCGGCGATCGTTGCCCAGACTGCCGCCTCTGGGGAAATGGTATCACCGACCACGGGCATTAATTACACTCGCCTGAAAAATCTCCTCGCTCAACAAAATTGGCGACAAGCTAACGATGAAACCCGTAATTTAATGCTGAAAGCAACCGGACGGGAATTACAGGGCTGGTTTACCATGGAAGACCTGCAAAAATTGGCCTGTTGGGATCTGCAAAAGATGGATCAACTCTGGCAAGAAGCTTCCGGGGGTCGTTTTAGTTTCAGTACCCAATTTCGCATTTTTATCGAGACAGGTAATCGACCGGGGCGCTTAGTGGCGATCGAAAATTTTCAAACTTTTGGCGATCGCATCGGTTGGCGTAAAAATGGTGATTGGATTATTTTTAAAGAAAATCTTAACTATACCCTCAATGCCCCTGTCGGTCATCTGCCGGCGCCCCGGGACGAATATCAGATCGCCGGTGGTCGCCTAGAATACACCACCCTCGCCCAAAGATTAGTTACCTGTAATATAGTGAGCTTAGGGCAAAGCAAATAA